From one Humulus lupulus chromosome 8, drHumLupu1.1, whole genome shotgun sequence genomic stretch:
- the LOC133798574 gene encoding WPP domain-associated protein, producing the protein MILFTEQMEEFFGGVEGRFRGSITDSTMMRIVHRAMNKAHKRVKSKEGVIERLNEISKFYELAVMQLEGCMKFVQEEPDIFVLESSSEEDVLAGLAEIRNRLKGRLSESEMAIREKDRELTERLDSELKLRQALEIKEKELVSLRAKLKLEKTKSEGVDDREGEFCELKNSVDQQVWNIRQKLEPGQCNKLDESIDNEKVEQMGSDIDMLKETLDLAFGKMRNAIILSEVPIEQQWRWGIEKDTVFILLKGLMQDFQEMSDMILLRQDNELPTGLRFGGDLWSVMLREVARLRNELESFLVQHGKPSKSSIFENFNRFESENFREATEEDGNHYVAKMIKNHESIIREKSAEAEELNLLKRELMKEKAYSSCKKDKEPVTLNKRVQEIIEKLENFIEWSANMGESFDDHRDLNGEESLSRKGFLNFNANDNDELPNEMGRRELELEELSLKTNIMEETYITLFEGLLKEFNTRIYIYDYESLIWKGQCKDLVAEMTNHWNVKIESNNVESQIREETHCIVFNEAIKDCISSINLKLAEFNNARSENICLEESAFTEKLDHDIQILMFREMLKEWNKIIECYESEIIVREEIYDIVFDKTTKSISDTVSSAFHKLEWVNLAESSIKEDVCMDFIRETIKQWRMELDTHNTQSLLREEIHQFVILEAVKDAFVLSKQVDFGNEDKLSRCIFCEDKLRKSKQLTSQESISRKVDLLLDCLEVEENLVLSLHYEIREKNTNIGLLGLESESFGRKNKSSSVNRKLENTLHQLAKSKETLGKMVSSLSLITVSLESSNYLQDKESSIDEQQEEDSKEQLDPFEKSAVLPILGFIQDMMEEFEDRVREKLEVNILRLEQIHHHLDPLVDTVSSVREKESLYKKAFTRRCQNLHKAETEVDLLGDQVDMLLGLLHKIYKTLNHYSPVLQHYSEVLELMQLIKKEIYGVIHAPKH; encoded by the exons ATGATTCTTTTTACTGAACAAATGGAGGAGTTTTTTGGTGGAGTGGAGGGCAGATTCAGAGGCTCCATAACAGATTCAACCATGATGAGAATCGTTCACCGTGCAATGAACAAAGCCCACAAGAGAGTTAAGTCGAAAGAAGGCGTGATAGAGCGGTTGAACGAGATATCCAAGTTCTATGAATTGGCTGTGATGCAGTTAGAAGGATGCATGAAGTTCGTGCAAGAAGAGCCTGACATCTTTGTCCTTGAAAGCAGCAGTGAAGAAGACGTGCTTGCTGGTTTGGCTGAGATCAGGAACCGTCTCAAAGGCCGCCTAAGCGAATCAGAGATGGCAATTCGGGAGAAAGACAGAGAGCTCACAGAGAGATTAGACAGTGAGTTGAAGCTACGGCAGGCCTTGGAGATAAAAGAAAAGGAGTTGGTCTCTTTGCGTGCGAAACTCAAGCTTGAAAAGACTAAATCTGAGGGAGTTGATGATAGAGAAGGTGAGTTCTGTGAGTTAAAGAATTCTGTTGATCAGCAGGTTTGGAATATCAGACAGAAGCTTGAGCCTGGCCAATGCAACAAGCTTGATGAATCTATTGACAATGAGAAGGTTGAGCAGATGGGTTCAGACATAGACATGTTGAAGGAAACTTTGGATTTGGCTTTTGGAAAGATGAGGAATGCTATTATCTTATCTGAGGTTCCAATAGAGCAACAATGGAGATGGGGTATTGAAAAAGACACTGTTTTTATCTTACTTAAAGGTCTCATGCAGGATTTTCAGGAGATGTCCGATATGATATTGTTGAGACAAGATAATGAACTCCCCACTGGATTGAGATTCGGAGGTGATCTTTGGTCTGTTATGCTGAGAGAAGTTGCACGTTTGAGAAATGAACTAGAGTCTTTCTTGGTTCAACATGGAAAGCCTTCCAAGTCCTCCATTTTTGAAAATTTCAATAGATTTGAGAGCGAGAATTTCAGGGAGGCTACCGAGGAGGATGGAAACCACTATGTTGCTAAGATGATAAAGAATCACGAGTCCATCATACGGGAAAAGAGTGCTGAGGCAGAAGAATTGAATCTATTGAAGAGAGAACTTATGAAAGAAAAAGCATATTCATCTTGCAAGAAGGACAAGGAACCAGTTACCCTCAACAAAAGAGTCCAAGAAATCATTGAGAAGCTAGAAAATTTTATAGAATGGAGTGCTAACATGGGAGAATCTTTCGATGATCATAGAGACTTAAATGGAGAAGAAAGTCTTTCAAGAAAGGGATTTCTAAACTTTAATGCAAATGATAATGATGAGCTACCAAATGAAATGGGGAGAAGAGAGTTAGAGCTAGAGGAATTGAGTTTGAAAACCAACATAATGGAAGAGACATATATTACTCTTTTTGAAGGCTTGTTGAAAGAGTTCAACACAAGGATATATATCTATGATTATGAGAGCCTGATATGGAAAGGTCAATGTAAAGATCTTGTTGCGGAAATGACGAATCATTGGAATGTGAAAATCGAAAGCAACAACGTTGAATCTCAAATTAGAGAAGAAACGCATTGCATTGTCTTCAACGAGGCAATCAAGGATTGTATTTCTTCCATCAACTTAAAGTTAGCTGAATTTAACAATGCGAGGTCTGAAAATATCTGTTTGGAAGAATCAGCATTTACTGAAAAGCTGGATCATGATATACAGATACTCATGTTCAGAGAAATGTTGAAGGAATGGAACAAAATCATAGAATGTTATGAATCCGAAATCATTGTTAGAGAAGAGATATATGATATTGTCTTTGATAAGACCACCAAAAGTATTTCTGACACTGTCAGTTCGGCTTTTCATAAACTTGAATGGGTAAATCTTGCTGAAAGTTCTATAAAGGAAGATGTCTGTATGGATTTCATTAGAGAAACAATCAAGCAATGGCGGATGGAATTAGACACACACAACACACAAAGTCTCCTTAGGGAAGAAATTCATCAGTTTGTCATTTTAGAAGCGGTGAAAGATGCTTTTGTTCTTTCAAAACAAGTTGATTTTGGTAATGAGGACAAACTCTCGAGATGCATATTCTGCGAGGACAAGTTAAGAAAGTCTAAACAGCTTACTTCACAGGAAAGTATATCTCGAAAGGTGGATTTGTTATTGGACTGTCTTGAAGTGGAAGAGAATCTAGTTCTAAGTTTACATTATGAAATAAGGGAAAAAAACACAAACATTGGTCTACTAGGCTTGGAGAGTGAAAGTTTTGGTAGGAAAAACAAGTCCAGTTCAGTGAATAGAAAGCTAGAGAATACTCTACATCAGTTAGCCAAGAGTAAGGAAACACTAGGTAAGATGGTTTCTAGTTTAAGCTTAATTACTGTCAGTTTAGAAAGCTCTAATTATCTACAAGACAAAGAATCCTCTATTGATGAACAACAAGAAGAAGATTCGAAAGAGCAATTGGACCCATTTGAGAAATCTGCAGTCTTACCTATCCTTGGATTCATCCAAGACATGATGGAGGAGTTTGAGGACAGAGTAAGAGAAAAGCTAGAGGTGAACATTTTGAG ATTGGAACAGATTCATCATCATTTGGATCCACTTGTTGATACAGTTTCTTCCGTAAGAGAGAAAGAATCACTTTACAAGAAGGCTTTCACTAGGAGATGCCAGAATCTCCATAAGGCTGAAACTGAG GTAGATCTTTTAGGAGATCAAGTAGACATGCTTTTAGGCCTACTTCACAAGATATACAAGACCCTGAATCATTATTCACCTGTTTTGCAGCACTATTCCGAG GTTTTGGAGCTCATGCAGTTGATAAAGAAGGAAATATATGGAGTTATCCATGCACCTAAACATTGA
- the LOC133798575 gene encoding caffeoylshikimate esterase-like — MAHPIAEADDTSPFGSSTPEDFYARHSVVHDSQYITNSSGLKLFTQWWTPLPPTPITAVLAVVHGFTGESSWFVQLTSIFFAKTGFAVCAIDHQGHGFSDGLIAHIPDINPVVDDCIAFFDEFRSRYSPSLPAFLYAESLGGAIALLITLRRVGSWDGIILNGAMCGISAKFKPPWPLEHLLFLVAAVIPTWRVVPTRGSIPDLSFKEEWKRRLALASPRRPTARPRAATALELLRVCRELQGRFEEVEVPLLIVHGGEDVVCDPACVEELYRRAASKDKTIRIHPGMWHQLIGEPKESVDIVFGEMADWLRTRVQRARAS; from the coding sequence ATGGCACACCCCATAGCGGAGGCCGACGACACCAGTCCCTTTGGCTCATCCACGCCTGAAGACTTCTACGCCCGCCACTCCGTCGTCCACGATTCTCAGTACATTACCAACTCCAGTGGCCTCAAGCTCTTTACCCAGTGGTGGACCCCACTCCCCCCTACCCCCATTACTGCCGTTCTCGCTGTCGTCCATGGCTTCACCGGTGAGTCCAGCTGGTTCGTTCAGCTCACCTCCATCTTCTTCGCCAAGACAGGCTTTGCCGTCTGTGCCATCGATCACCAGGGCCACGGATTCTCTGATGGCCTCATCGCTCACATTCCGGATATCAACCCTGTCGTCGATGATTGCATCGCCTTCTTCGACGAATTCCGATCCCGCTACTCCCCGTCGCTTCCGGCTTTCCTCTACGCCGAGTCCCTTGGTGGCGCCATCGCCCTTCTTATCACGCTCCGCCGCGTGGGATCCTGGGACGGGATCATCCTTAACGGTGCCATGTGCGGGATAAGCGCCAAGTTCAAGCCGCCCTGGCCGCTAGAGCACCTGCTCTTCCTCGTCGCCGCCGTCATCCCTACGTGGCGCGTGGTACCCACGCGCGGCTCGATTCCTGACTTGTCTTTCAAAGAAGAGTGGAAGCGGCGGCTGGCCCTTGCGAGTCCGCGGCGACCTACGGCGAGGCCGAGGGCCGCAACGGCGCTGGAGCTCCTAAGGGTCTGCAGGGAGCTGCAGGGGAGGTTTGAGGAGGTGGAGGTGCCCTTGCTGATCGTCCACGGCGGAGAAGACGTGGTTTGCGACCCGGCGTGCGTGGAGGAACTGTACCGACGCGCCGCCAGCAAAGATAAGACGATCCGAATTCACCCTGGGATGTGGCATCAGCTTATTGGGGAGCCCAAGGAGAGTGTTGATATAGTGTTTGGGGAAATGGCTGACTGGCTACGAACCCGTGTCCAACGCGCCCGTGCGAGTTGA